The Deinococcus metallilatus genome segment CCCCCACCCACCCCGCCGAGGGCATCGTGATGACCGCCTCCGCCAGCCTGATGCTGCTGCAAGGGCTGCGGCTGGCGGGCCTCGCGGTGGACGGGAACGCCTTGGCCGCCTCCGCCGAGCAACTCCTGCACGAGTACGGCCCGCGCCTCGACGCGCTGCTCCCCGGACGGACGCACTTCGTTTTTCTGGGCGCGGCGGAACTGCACGGCCTGGCGCAGGAAGGGGCGCTGAAGTTGCAGGAGATGAGCCTGTCCTTCACCCAGGCCTATCACCCGCTGGAGTACCGCCATGGCCCGGTCAGCCTCGTGGACCAGAAAACGCTGGTCGCCTTGCTCTACCATCCCGACACCGCCGGGGAGGAGGCTCAATTGGCCCGTGAGCTTCAGGACAAGGGCGCCCGGGTGCTGGGTCTGGGCGGCCCCGGCGACCTGAGCGTACCGCTGGAGGAGGAGGACGCGGCCCGGCGCGGCCTGACGGTGTTGCCGCTCCTCCAGTGGTTCGGGCAGCGGGTGGCCCGCAGCAAGGGCATCGACTCCGAGCAACCTCGCCACCTCACCAAGGTGGTGAGCCTCGCGTGACGATCACTGCTCCGGCCCTCGACCTGCTGAGGGCCGCCCGGCGTGAGGGCTATGCCCTGGCCGCCCTGAACGCGGTGAACATGGAAACTGCGCAGGCCGCCGTACGCGCGGCGGAGGCGGAGGGCGCCCCGGTCATCCTCCAGTTCTCGCAGAACGCCGCACGGTACGCGGGCCTGCCCATGCTGGCGGCCCTGGGGCGGGAACTGCGGGCCTGCGCCGCCGTGCCAGTCATCCTGCATTTCGATCACGCCGAGTCGCCGGACGTGGCCTGGCAGGCGGTGGAGGCGGGTTTCGACGGGGTGATGCTGGAGAGTGACGACCCGGCGGTCCTGGCCCCCCTCGCGGAGCGGCTGCACGCGGCGGGCGCCTACCTCGAAGCGGAGTACGAGGTCACCGAGAAAGGGGAGAGGCAGGCCACGCAGCATCAAGACCTGGCCCAACTCGCCCAGTTCGCCCGCGACAGCCGCTGCGACCTGCTGGCGGTGGCGCTCGGCAGCGTCCACAAGCAGGCGCAGAAGACCACCCGCCTCGACCTCGAACGCCTTGAGGCCATCGCCGCGCAGACGCCGCTGCCGCTGGTGCTGCACGGGGCGAGCGGCGTGGTCGAGGCTGACCTTGAGGTGGCGGCCCGCTGCGGCCTGAGCAAGGTCAACGTGGCGACTGAACTCACCACCGCGTTCAGCGAGGCGGCCCTGGAGGTCTTCCAGACGGGCGCCCGCGATCCTCGCCGTGCCCTGGGCGCGGGCCGCGAGGCATACCAGGCGCGGGCGCGGGCGGTGATCCGGCTGCTGGGGGCGAGCGGGAAGGCCAGGGCGCTGCGGTAGGGTCGGTCAGGCGGTGGGGCGTGAACCTGGCCGGGTCAACCCCCCCTGGCCGTCTCCTGGACCCGGCCCAGGTCCGGTTCTGACCGGAACTCGGGCACGTCCCCCGCCGCTTCCTCCTCCAGCACGACCAGCTCGTTGCGTCCGCCCCGCAGGACAGGCCCCGGCACGTACAGCGTCCGGGTCGGGCCGACCTCCCAGTACCGGCCCAGGTGAAAGCCGTTCACCCACGCCGTCCCCTTGTGCCAGCCGGGCAGGGCGAGGAAGGTGTCGCCCGGTGCGGACACCTCGAACCCGAAGCGGTGAAAGGCCGGGCCGTTCACTCCGTCCTCCCGCCAGTCCAGCTCCGGCAGGGGGGCCAGCGGCAGGGGGAAATGCTCCCAGCCGTGCAGGTGGATGTACCCCAGCCGCACCGCGCCGAGCAGCCCCTTGCGGTCATGCAGCTCCGGGCCGTAGTTCACCCGCCCCAGGTTCTCGGCCAGAATCTCCAGCTCGAACTCTGCTGCGGTCAGCGTCACGGGGAGCGTCTTTGGCCCGTCGCGTTCCACCGTGCCCACCCGCTCGCCATTTAGGAAGACCAGGGCACGGTCATGCACCGCGGGAAAATGCAGGGTAGCCTCGCCGGGCACATGCCGGAAGCGGCCCCGGTACAGCAGGTAGCCGTAAGCCTGGCCGAGTTCCTCCATGCCGAGGGGCTGGGGCGCGGTGAGGCCACGTTCCGGCAGGGCGTCCCACAGGGGTGCCCGCCCCGCCGCACGCACGCCGCCGATGCTCGCCCGCCATACCGGAAACTCGGGCAGCGGCGGGAGGGCTTCATAGCGCCCGATGACCTCGCGCAGCGCGTGGTACTTGGGCGTGAGGTCGCCCGCCTCGCTGATGGGCGCGTCGTAGTCGTAGCTGGTGACGGTGGGCTGGTAGGTGCCGTCCGGGGCCGTGTTCGCGCCCGCCATGAAGCCGAAGTTGGTGCCGCCGTGCAGCATGTAGAGGTTGACATGCCCTCCCAGCCGCAGGATGTCGTCGAGTGTGCGGGCCGCGTCGGCGGCGGCGCGGACATGGTGGGCTTCCGTCCAGTGGTCGAACCAGCCGTTCCAGAACTCCAGGCATACCCGCGGCCCCTGCGCCTGATGCTGCGCCAGCACACCGAAAGCTTTGGGCGCGTCCGAGCCGAAATTGACCGTCTTCAGGACGCCGGGCAGCGTGCCGTGCGTGAGCATCGGGGCGCAGGGGCCGTCGCTGGTGAAGAGGGGAACGTCGATGCCGCCCTGCCGCAACAACTCGGCCAGCGCGCGCAGGTAAGCCTGATCGCTGCCGTAACTGCCGTACTCGTTCTCCACCTGCATCATCAGCACGGGGCCGCCGCGCGTGATTTGCAGCGGGGCCAGCCGGGGGAGCAGCGCCCCGAAAAACCGCTCCACGGCCCGCAGGAAGGCCGGGTGCGAGGTTCGCAGCCGCATGTCCCCCTCGCGCAGCAGCCAGGCGGGCAGGCCGCCGAACTCCCACTCGGCGCAGATGTACGGTCCGGGGCGGACCAGCACGGCCAACCCCTGACGCTCGGCCTCGCGGATGAACGCCACGAGGTCCGCCTGTCCCGCGAAGTCAAACTCGCCGGGCCGGGGTTCGTGCAGGTTCCACGCCACGTAGGTTTCCACCGTGTTGAGGCCCAGCGCGCGGGCCTTGGCGAGCCGGTCCGCCCACTGCGCCGGGTGGACGCGGAAGTAATGGATCGCCCCGCTAAGGAGGCGAAACGCCTGGCCGTGCAGAAAAAAGCCGTCGGGCCGGACGTCGAAGGGGGGCGTCACGGGAGGTCTCCGGTGGGGATGGGGGAGGGCGTCTCGACCACGGGAGGCCCCGCGCCTGCCGCCTGGCTCACCGCGTTTCCATCCGCAGCACCGCGTCTTTTCGCCGCGCTTCCTCCGCCCGGAAGGTGATCAGGTGGGATTCGAGCGTCGCGTCCGGCCCCGAGAGGATGTGGCTGGGGTCATTCGTCGCCAGCGCCCGGACGAAGGCCGCCATGATCCCGTCGTCGCCGCCGCCGTGCCCGGAGGTGATCGCGCCGTCGGAGGCGACCTGGGTATCGATCACCTCGGTCTGCCCGGTCAGGAAGTCGAAGACGTGGATGCAGCGGCTGTCCCCGTAGATTTCCCCCCGCGTGCCGAAGATGCGCGTCTCCCGCCCCCTGCCGCGGTTGAAGGCGGTCATGGTGAAGCTGGCCGTCGCGCCGCTGCGGAAGCGCAGGTTCACCACCTGATGGTCCACCACGTCGTTGTCGCAGGCGTAGACGCAGCGGCCATACGGCCCGGTTTCCAGGGCGCGCAGGACCCCCTCGCGGGTGGGGTCGTTCGTGATGACCTCCACCGGCCAGCCGGTCTTGCCCTGCTCCACCAGGCCCAGGTAGTAGCGGGGGGCGGAGTAGGGGCAGCTTTCCTCCACCTCGGGCGGGCAGGTCAGGCAGCGGTCGGAAGCCCCCGGCGGCTGGTTCTCGCGCCGGAAGTGCAGCAGGCCGCCGAAGGAGCTGACGGCCTCGCACGGCTCGCCCATCACGTAGCTCAGCCAGTCGAGGTCGTGGCAGGACTTGGCGAGCAGCATGAAACTGCTCTCCTCCTCGTTCCGCCAGTTGCCGCGCACGAAGGAGTGCGCCTGATGGGTGTGGCCCACCGGTTCGAGATGTTCCACGCTGACGATCTGCCCGATGCGCCCGCTTCGCAGCACCCGCTGCAAGGCCTGGGTGTACGGGGTGTAGCGCAGCACGTGGCAGACCGCCAGCATCACGCCCGCCGCCTTCACCGCGTCCACGATCTGCACGCACTCCGCGGCGCTGGGCGCCATCGGCTTTTCCAGCAGCAGGTGGTAGCCGAGTCCGGAGAGCGCCACCGCCGGTTCCACGTGCTGCTCGTCCTGCGTGGCGATGATCACGCCGTCGGCCAGCCGGGGGTGCCTCAGCAGCTCGCGCCAGTCGGACCAGACGCGCTCCGGCGGCAGGCCGTGTTCGGCGGCGAGCTGCGTCCGCTGAAACTCGCGCGGCTCGGCCACGCCCACGATCCGCACGTCCTGCGGGTGCTGGAGGGCGTACTTCGCGTAGGCGTGGCCTCGGTTGCCAGCGCCCACCACGATCAGGCGCACGGGGTCGGGTTGGGGGACAGTCATGCGGTTCCTTTCTCAGAGGTGGTCGCCTGCTTGTCGTCACCGTGCAGCAGGGGCACCTTCTCGACGTGCAGGCCCGCCTGCGCCAGCCGGGCCGTCCATTCCTCGCTGAGGCCCTCGTCGGTGATGAAACGCTCCACCTCGTGCAGTTGGGCGAAGCGGGCGAAGGTCTTGCAGCCCACCTTGCGGTGGTCG includes the following:
- a CDS encoding SIS domain-containing protein; this translates as MSHNISPMSNVERSILEQFPLWQQAEPVPPYRFGGRLVAVGCGTSYYLAQTMAATFNRQGQAALAVPGNEWVRHQQVYVTRQEKVSLLAVSRSGESTETVQALRASREAGLHVVGVTCEQSSTLAREADTVVSTPTHPAEGIVMTASASLMLLQGLRLAGLAVDGNALAASAEQLLHEYGPRLDALLPGRTHFVFLGAAELHGLAQEGALKLQEMSLSFTQAYHPLEYRHGPVSLVDQKTLVALLYHPDTAGEEAQLARELQDKGARVLGLGGPGDLSVPLEEEDAARRGLTVLPLLQWFGQRVARSKGIDSEQPRHLTKVVSLA
- a CDS encoding class II fructose-bisphosphate aldolase, whose product is MTITAPALDLLRAARREGYALAALNAVNMETAQAAVRAAEAEGAPVILQFSQNAARYAGLPMLAALGRELRACAAVPVILHFDHAESPDVAWQAVEAGFDGVMLESDDPAVLAPLAERLHAAGAYLEAEYEVTEKGERQATQHQDLAQLAQFARDSRCDLLAVALGSVHKQAQKTTRLDLERLEAIAAQTPLPLVLHGASGVVEADLEVAARCGLSKVNVATELTTAFSEAALEVFQTGARDPRRALGAGREAYQARARAVIRLLGASGKARALR
- a CDS encoding glycoside hydrolase family 35 protein, translating into MTPPFDVRPDGFFLHGQAFRLLSGAIHYFRVHPAQWADRLAKARALGLNTVETYVAWNLHEPRPGEFDFAGQADLVAFIREAERQGLAVLVRPGPYICAEWEFGGLPAWLLREGDMRLRTSHPAFLRAVERFFGALLPRLAPLQITRGGPVLMMQVENEYGSYGSDQAYLRALAELLRQGGIDVPLFTSDGPCAPMLTHGTLPGVLKTVNFGSDAPKAFGVLAQHQAQGPRVCLEFWNGWFDHWTEAHHVRAAADAARTLDDILRLGGHVNLYMLHGGTNFGFMAGANTAPDGTYQPTVTSYDYDAPISEAGDLTPKYHALREVIGRYEALPPLPEFPVWRASIGGVRAAGRAPLWDALPERGLTAPQPLGMEELGQAYGYLLYRGRFRHVPGEATLHFPAVHDRALVFLNGERVGTVERDGPKTLPVTLTAAEFELEILAENLGRVNYGPELHDRKGLLGAVRLGYIHLHGWEHFPLPLAPLPELDWREDGVNGPAFHRFGFEVSAPGDTFLALPGWHKGTAWVNGFHLGRYWEVGPTRTLYVPGPVLRGGRNELVVLEEEAAGDVPEFRSEPDLGRVQETARGG
- a CDS encoding Gfo/Idh/MocA family protein, with protein sequence MTVPQPDPVRLIVVGAGNRGHAYAKYALQHPQDVRIVGVAEPREFQRTQLAAEHGLPPERVWSDWRELLRHPRLADGVIIATQDEQHVEPAVALSGLGYHLLLEKPMAPSAAECVQIVDAVKAAGVMLAVCHVLRYTPYTQALQRVLRSGRIGQIVSVEHLEPVGHTHQAHSFVRGNWRNEEESSFMLLAKSCHDLDWLSYVMGEPCEAVSSFGGLLHFRRENQPPGASDRCLTCPPEVEESCPYSAPRYYLGLVEQGKTGWPVEVITNDPTREGVLRALETGPYGRCVYACDNDVVDHQVVNLRFRSGATASFTMTAFNRGRGRETRIFGTRGEIYGDSRCIHVFDFLTGQTEVIDTQVASDGAITSGHGGGDDGIMAAFVRALATNDPSHILSGPDATLESHLITFRAEEARRKDAVLRMETR